The Longimicrobiales bacterium genome has a segment encoding these proteins:
- a CDS encoding 3-oxoacid CoA-transferase subunit B: MAKRCALDIPDGAYVNLGIGIPERVGAHLSEGRDVIFHAENGLLGMGPPAQAGTGDPELINAGKRQVTANPGAAYFHHADSFAMVRGGHLDLCVLGAMQVSASGDLANWSTAAPDAIPAVGGAMDLVAGVKTVYVITQHTTHEGEAKLVDLCSYPLTGVGVVDRIYTDLAVIDVVDEGFRIVELSPGVSFQYVQERTGAKLFGGSGTPS, encoded by the coding sequence ATGGCGAAACGCTGCGCGCTCGACATCCCCGACGGCGCGTACGTCAATCTCGGGATCGGCATCCCCGAGAGGGTCGGCGCGCACCTGTCCGAGGGGCGCGATGTGATCTTCCACGCGGAGAACGGGCTGCTCGGAATGGGGCCCCCAGCACAGGCGGGTACCGGCGACCCGGAGCTGATCAACGCAGGTAAGCGCCAGGTGACGGCGAATCCGGGGGCGGCATATTTCCACCATGCGGACAGCTTCGCGATGGTCCGCGGCGGACACCTCGACTTGTGTGTCCTCGGCGCAATGCAGGTCTCTGCGTCAGGCGACCTGGCGAACTGGTCGACTGCGGCACCGGATGCCATCCCCGCCGTCGGTGGCGCCATGGACCTCGTGGCAGGCGTAAAGACCGTCTACGTCATCACCCAGCACACCACGCATGAGGGTGAGGCCAAGCTCGTCGATTTGTGCAGTTATCCGCTCACCGGAGTCGGAGTCGTCGATCGTATCTATACCGATCTCGCCGTGATCGACGTGGTGGATGAGGGGTTTCGGATCGTCGAGCTGAGTCCAGGGGTGAGCTTCCAGTACGTGCAGGAGCGGACGGGTGCGAAGCTGTTTGGCGGAAGCGGGACGCCCTCCTAG
- a CDS encoding 3-oxoacid CoA-transferase subunit A → MIDKEVATVAEAVADIFDGATVMVGGFGEAGSPIELIHALIDHGATDLTVVNNNTGTGEVGLAALLKAGQVSKMICSHPRSTNSTVFPRLYRSGHTALELVPQGTLAERIRAGGAGIPAFYTATAVGTPLEEGLERRTFDGQDYLLAHGLKADFALIKARTADRHGNLVYNKTARNFGPLMAMAAKTTIVQVSSVVPVGDIDPEVVITPGIFVNRVVAVTDPAHESVLVNEGVSYP, encoded by the coding sequence GTGATCGACAAAGAGGTAGCGACCGTAGCGGAGGCAGTCGCCGACATTTTCGACGGTGCCACAGTGATGGTCGGAGGCTTCGGCGAGGCGGGCAGCCCGATCGAACTCATCCATGCGCTCATCGACCACGGAGCCACCGACCTGACCGTCGTAAACAACAACACCGGCACCGGCGAGGTCGGTCTGGCCGCCCTGCTCAAGGCCGGGCAGGTGTCGAAGATGATCTGTTCGCACCCGCGCTCTACGAATTCGACGGTTTTCCCCCGCCTGTACCGCAGTGGGCACACGGCGCTGGAGCTAGTGCCGCAGGGCACGCTGGCCGAGCGGATTCGGGCTGGAGGCGCCGGCATTCCGGCCTTCTACACGGCGACCGCCGTGGGCACTCCCCTGGAGGAAGGCCTGGAGCGCCGAACCTTCGACGGTCAGGACTACCTATTGGCGCACGGGCTGAAGGCCGACTTCGCGCTGATCAAGGCACGGACGGCGGATCGTCACGGGAACCTCGTCTATAACAAGACCGCCCGGAACTTCGGCCCCCTCATGGCCATGGCGGCGAAAACGACCATCGTTCAGGTCTCCTCCGTCGTTCCAGTCGGTGACATCGACCCGGAGGTCGTCATCACGCCAGGAATCTTTGTGAACCGTGTGGTGGCGGTCACCGATCCGGCGCACGAGTCCGTACTCGTGAATGAAGGGGTGTCGTACCCTTGA
- a CDS encoding aminotransferase → MSTLSELDRRYLFHPMTALATHERSGPAPVIVKGQGVWLEDADGQRYIDAMAGLWCVNVGYGRREIAEALEQQASKLSYCHTFSGVSSDKAILLAQRLIEMAPVPMSKVFFGNSGSDANDSAVKLVWYYQNVRGRPEKKKIISRERSYHGVTIVSGSLTGLHGPHAGFDLPLPFVKHTTAPRPLWEGAGLTDAEFVARLVDDLEQLIQAEGPETIGAMVAEPVMGAGGVIVPPEGYFPAIKEVLTRHDILLIADEVITGFGRLGRPFGTEIFGIEPDLIVVAKGVTSGYTPLSGLMVSEEVWRTVVSGEERFGVFGHGFTYTAHPGPAAAALANLDVIEKDQLVAQVASRGSYLKERLLAAFTDHPLVGDVRGMGLMWGVEFVAGRNPAVAFDPSLKVAGRVVREAFAQGVIGRALPQTDTIAFSPPFIISEGEIDTVVKAFREATDVVAQQLLDEGVWRPEA, encoded by the coding sequence ATGTCTACACTGTCAGAACTTGATCGGCGGTACCTCTTCCACCCGATGACCGCGCTCGCCACACATGAGCGAAGCGGGCCGGCTCCGGTCATCGTCAAGGGCCAGGGAGTGTGGCTGGAGGATGCCGATGGCCAGCGATATATCGACGCCATGGCGGGTCTCTGGTGCGTCAACGTCGGCTACGGACGAAGGGAGATTGCGGAGGCCTTGGAGCAGCAAGCGAGCAAGCTGTCGTACTGCCACACCTTTTCCGGAGTGTCGTCCGACAAGGCGATCCTGCTCGCCCAGCGCCTCATCGAGATGGCACCTGTACCGATGTCCAAGGTGTTCTTCGGCAACTCGGGCTCGGATGCGAACGACAGCGCCGTCAAGTTGGTCTGGTACTACCAAAATGTCCGCGGTAGGCCGGAGAAGAAGAAGATCATCAGCCGCGAACGCAGCTATCATGGCGTCACGATCGTCTCGGGAAGCCTGACCGGCCTGCATGGCCCGCACGCGGGGTTCGACCTCCCGCTGCCCTTTGTGAAACACACCACGGCACCACGCCCACTGTGGGAAGGCGCGGGCCTGACCGATGCGGAGTTCGTCGCCCGACTGGTGGACGACCTGGAGCAGCTCATCCAAGCCGAGGGTCCGGAGACGATCGGCGCCATGGTCGCCGAACCGGTCATGGGCGCGGGTGGGGTAATCGTACCCCCGGAAGGGTACTTCCCGGCGATCAAAGAGGTCCTCACCCGTCACGACATCCTTCTGATCGCCGACGAGGTGATCACCGGATTCGGGCGGCTGGGTCGCCCATTCGGGACAGAGATCTTCGGGATCGAGCCCGACCTGATCGTGGTTGCAAAGGGTGTCACGTCCGGGTACACACCGCTGTCCGGCCTCATGGTGTCGGAAGAGGTTTGGAGAACCGTCGTCTCCGGGGAGGAGCGTTTCGGTGTATTCGGTCACGGGTTCACCTACACGGCCCATCCCGGTCCCGCGGCCGCCGCGCTCGCGAACCTCGACGTGATCGAGAAGGACCAACTCGTCGCCCAGGTCGCATCCCGCGGCTCCTACCTGAAAGAACGCCTCTTAGCCGCCTTCACGGACCACCCGCTCGTGGGCGACGTAAGGGGCATGGGGCTCATGTGGGGAGTGGAGTTCGTTGCCGGGCGCAACCCGGCCGTCGCGTTCGACCCATCCCTGAAAGTGGCGGGGCGCGTAGTGAGGGAGGCGTTCGCGCAGGGCGTGATCGGGCGGGCCCTGCCCCAGACCGACACCATCGCATTCTCGCCGCCGTTCATCATCTCCGAGGGAGAGATCGACACGGTGGTGAAGGCCTTCAGGGAGGCGACGGACGTCGTGGCGCAGCAGCTCCTGGACGAGGGCGTCTGGCGGCCCGAGGCGTGA
- a CDS encoding FAD-dependent oxidoreductase translates to MKIEFEGEALEARPGESLAATLTAQGIRSFRTTERGAERGVFCGMGVCQDCLVEVDGKPNQRACTVKVDRPMKVRREGSGRALAASGPAAGRPPITIEEIPVERPQVLVVGAGPGGLAAAYAARLAGAEVLVLDEGSAPGGQYFKQCSAADVASPDAQHQEGRRLIDDVLGSGVTVRSNVSVWGAFRPLEFAATKPGGSFLVQPEQAIIATGAFDRGWPVPGWTLPGVMTTGAAQTLWRTARRLPGKRVLIAGNGPLNLQLAVELVAGGADVVAVVEAAPAVGVRRVREIAAMLANAPRLVADGVRYISTCRRAGVRLINGSVLTSVTPHSGGLRATIAGREAATFDVDVVCVGYGFHPSNELLRALGCEHAFDPEQGRLVTVRDTRGKASVDGVWALGDCTTLGGARVGQAEGTLVGFAAARTIGCALSAEAVRLEAQAAADAARHRRFQRALWQMYRMDESLRVRPTGDTVMCRCEEVTYGQVEAALAEGATSPGEIKQETRLGMGLCQARYCGPALETFLAEQTGRSQDETSGFAPRVPVKPVSVDDLSSPAGA, encoded by the coding sequence TTGAAGATCGAGTTCGAGGGCGAGGCCCTCGAGGCGCGCCCCGGCGAGAGTCTCGCGGCAACGCTCACAGCGCAAGGTATTCGTTCGTTTCGCACAACCGAACGCGGCGCCGAACGCGGAGTTTTTTGCGGCATGGGAGTGTGCCAGGACTGTTTGGTTGAAGTCGACGGAAAGCCGAACCAACGCGCCTGCACAGTGAAAGTCGACCGACCCATGAAGGTCCGACGCGAGGGGAGCGGGCGAGCTCTTGCAGCATCAGGTCCGGCGGCCGGGCGACCTCCGATCACCATTGAGGAGATTCCCGTCGAGCGCCCGCAGGTTCTGGTGGTTGGCGCGGGACCGGGCGGGTTGGCCGCCGCCTATGCCGCACGTCTCGCCGGTGCGGAAGTGCTTGTGCTCGACGAGGGATCGGCCCCGGGTGGCCAGTACTTCAAGCAGTGCTCCGCCGCGGACGTCGCTTCGCCCGATGCGCAACACCAAGAGGGCAGGCGCCTCATCGACGACGTTCTCGGTTCTGGGGTGACCGTGCGGTCGAATGTGTCGGTCTGGGGAGCCTTCAGGCCGCTGGAGTTCGCGGCGACGAAGCCTGGGGGCAGTTTTCTCGTTCAGCCCGAGCAGGCGATCATCGCTACCGGAGCGTTCGACCGGGGCTGGCCAGTACCCGGGTGGACCCTTCCGGGAGTCATGACGACTGGGGCAGCCCAGACCCTGTGGCGTACGGCTCGCCGCCTACCCGGTAAACGCGTGTTGATTGCTGGCAACGGGCCGCTCAACCTGCAGCTCGCGGTGGAACTCGTCGCCGGCGGGGCCGACGTCGTGGCCGTTGTCGAGGCGGCACCCGCCGTGGGGGTGCGCCGAGTGAGGGAGATCGCAGCTATGCTGGCCAATGCGCCCCGTCTCGTGGCGGACGGAGTGCGCTACATCTCTACCTGCCGCCGGGCCGGCGTGCGCCTGATCAACGGATCCGTGCTGACGTCGGTGACGCCGCACTCGGGCGGTCTACGGGCGACGATCGCGGGGCGCGAAGCCGCCACGTTCGATGTTGATGTCGTGTGTGTGGGCTACGGGTTCCATCCCTCGAACGAGCTGTTGCGGGCGCTCGGATGTGAGCATGCGTTCGATCCCGAGCAGGGCCGGCTCGTTACGGTACGCGACACGCGGGGGAAGGCCAGCGTGGACGGCGTCTGGGCCCTCGGCGACTGCACCACCCTGGGGGGTGCGCGCGTTGGGCAGGCGGAGGGGACCCTTGTGGGCTTCGCTGCCGCGCGAACTATTGGCTGCGCGCTTTCGGCCGAGGCCGTCCGCCTCGAGGCGCAGGCTGCGGCTGATGCCGCCCGTCACCGTCGCTTTCAGAGGGCGCTGTGGCAGATGTATCGAATGGATGAGTCTCTGCGGGTGCGGCCCACCGGCGATACCGTGATGTGCCGGTGCGAGGAGGTCACCTACGGCCAGGTCGAGGCGGCGCTGGCCGAGGGAGCGACCTCACCGGGTGAGATCAAGCAGGAGACCCGACTCGGGATGGGGCTTTGCCAGGCGCGGTACTGTGGGCCGGCGCTCGAGACCTTCCTAGCTGAGCAGACCGGCCGCTCGCAGGACGAAACGTCGGGGTTCGCCCCCAGAGTGCCGGTCAAGCCGGTTTCGGTCGATGATCTCTCGAGCCCGGCCGGGGCATAG
- a CDS encoding FAD-binding oxidoreductase, with product MHSPNTSGTLPREIQTVVVGGGILGQCVAGFLAEEGREVAIIDAGRPEGTTTNAGSLHVQMQSRFMRMHLDQVPALESGLHLYPKAVEFWFELQRHLDADFGLKASGGLMVAESREQLDFLAKKAERERSLGLDSKILDRDELSQIAPYLGPAVVGAELCAAEGRLDALKANMALRRWVRRVGVMVTGETSVDRVSRDGERFKLDTSRGTVRAATLVIAAGPGSLALAEPFGLTLPVESEPLHMNITEPTDLFMGHLVQHADRMITVKQLSSGHVVIGGGWPADLSPSEDYAVVRLSSIIGNTSLAQHIVPAIGGLRIIRSWAGINTPTGGPGILGPIHGAPNAFLAIPGEAGYTLGPLSARLVADAVLGRRPTEDLAPFSPSRFR from the coding sequence GTGCACTCGCCCAACACGAGCGGCACACTCCCGCGCGAGATCCAGACGGTCGTGGTGGGCGGCGGGATCCTCGGACAGTGCGTGGCCGGCTTTCTCGCTGAAGAGGGTCGCGAGGTCGCGATCATCGACGCAGGCCGTCCGGAAGGCACGACGACCAACGCCGGCAGCCTTCACGTGCAGATGCAGAGCCGCTTCATGCGAATGCACCTCGACCAGGTACCGGCTCTGGAATCGGGCCTCCACCTCTACCCGAAGGCGGTCGAGTTCTGGTTCGAATTGCAGCGACATCTCGACGCCGACTTCGGGCTCAAAGCGTCCGGTGGGCTGATGGTGGCCGAGAGCCGGGAGCAGCTCGACTTCCTGGCCAAGAAGGCCGAGCGCGAGCGAAGTCTGGGGCTCGACTCCAAGATCCTCGACCGGGACGAGCTCAGTCAGATCGCTCCCTACCTCGGTCCCGCGGTAGTCGGCGCGGAACTGTGCGCCGCCGAGGGCCGGCTCGATGCGCTCAAGGCCAACATGGCTCTGCGGCGGTGGGTCCGCAGGGTCGGGGTCATGGTCACTGGCGAGACATCGGTCGATCGAGTGAGTCGTGACGGTGAGCGGTTCAAGCTCGACACATCTCGGGGTACCGTCAGGGCGGCCACCCTCGTCATCGCCGCAGGGCCAGGGTCACTTGCTCTGGCCGAGCCGTTCGGCCTGACGCTCCCGGTGGAGTCCGAGCCCTTGCACATGAACATCACGGAACCGACCGATTTGTTCATGGGTCATCTCGTGCAGCACGCGGATCGAATGATCACGGTCAAACAGCTCTCGAGCGGTCATGTGGTGATCGGGGGCGGTTGGCCAGCGGATTTGTCCCCCTCGGAGGACTACGCTGTGGTCCGACTGTCCAGCATTATCGGAAACACTTCGCTCGCGCAGCACATCGTGCCGGCGATCGGCGGATTACGGATCATCCGAAGCTGGGCGGGCATCAACACCCCGACCGGCGGTCCCGGCATCCTTGGCCCGATTCACGGCGCACCTAACGCGTTCTTGGCGATTCCGGGGGAGGCGGGGTACACTCTTGGCCCGCTCTCTGCCCGGTTGGTTGCGGACGCGGTGCTCGGCCGGAGACCTACGGAGGACTTGGCGCCGTTCTCCCCGAGTCGATTTCGGTAG
- a CDS encoding extracellular solute-binding protein — MTDWLSTEGRRITRRDALKHLVAAGLATAVGGCGGTDEDGTITLRWWSTQGAPAQRAAYRAQIDLFEAAHPGVKVVFEAMSDEGYATQLAAAFASGDVPHLITHMPSFAVQGYYAHGLIEPFDDVIEAIGADEFYPRANDVYRAADGRYVGTSIGNTAADMLWIRRDLMERAEIEAIPETWDELRAACRAMQGGGIYGAPLPYGLNSANSLTFIGFIHRAGGSVFTPDLEIALDQQATYDALEFYRSMLELCPPGATGYSWGEMVTSFVSGATATGLYAGRVLANVAAQNPQIADSITCALYPRMSRDIPAWTYNDFPCVCIPSAASNKAEAKLFAASLFDPAGYIPQLHAAPGHVLPVLETVAENPAYRDNEIIDRYPQEIDLMASAAAQGYNLGFETTAHQPNTKAGEIIASNAIAEMVQRVVLNDEDPQVAVGNTVTRLEEIMRS; from the coding sequence ATGACGGATTGGCTAAGCACGGAAGGTCGAAGAATTACGAGGCGTGATGCGCTCAAGCATCTCGTAGCGGCCGGGCTCGCGACCGCGGTGGGAGGGTGCGGTGGGACGGACGAGGACGGGACCATCACACTACGATGGTGGTCGACCCAAGGGGCTCCCGCTCAGCGGGCGGCCTATCGGGCGCAGATCGACCTGTTCGAAGCGGCGCACCCCGGTGTGAAGGTCGTCTTCGAGGCCATGTCGGACGAGGGGTACGCAACCCAGCTCGCCGCCGCCTTCGCATCAGGCGACGTACCGCACCTCATCACTCACATGCCTTCGTTCGCGGTCCAGGGTTACTACGCCCACGGGCTGATCGAGCCGTTCGACGATGTCATCGAAGCGATCGGCGCGGACGAGTTTTACCCGCGGGCAAACGACGTCTATCGCGCCGCCGACGGCCGATATGTCGGCACCTCCATTGGAAATACCGCAGCCGACATGCTGTGGATTCGCCGTGACCTGATGGAACGAGCCGAGATCGAGGCGATTCCCGAAACTTGGGACGAGCTACGTGCAGCGTGTCGCGCGATGCAGGGCGGGGGCATCTATGGTGCCCCTCTTCCCTATGGCTTGAACTCGGCCAACTCGCTGACATTCATCGGCTTCATCCATCGTGCGGGCGGCTCGGTCTTCACTCCCGATCTGGAGATCGCCCTGGACCAGCAGGCGACCTACGATGCCCTTGAGTTCTACCGATCCATGTTGGAGCTCTGCCCTCCGGGCGCCACCGGGTATTCCTGGGGCGAGATGGTCACTTCCTTCGTGAGCGGCGCCACGGCCACGGGGCTTTATGCTGGCCGGGTACTGGCCAATGTCGCGGCGCAGAACCCCCAGATCGCGGATTCGATCACCTGCGCGCTCTATCCACGGATGTCGCGGGACATACCGGCTTGGACGTACAACGACTTCCCCTGCGTGTGCATCCCCTCGGCCGCCTCGAACAAGGCGGAGGCCAAGCTGTTTGCAGCGTCTCTTTTCGATCCTGCTGGATACATCCCACAGCTACATGCCGCCCCCGGACACGTGCTCCCCGTGCTCGAGACGGTCGCAGAGAACCCGGCCTACCGGGACAACGAGATCATCGACAGGTATCCGCAGGAAATCGACCTCATGGCCTCCGCCGCGGCGCAGGGGTACAACCTCGGATTCGAGACGACGGCCCACCAACCCAATACCAAGGCGGGCGAAATCATCGCCTCGAACGCGATTGCCGAGATGGTGCAGCGGGTCGTCTTGAATGATGAAGATCCCCAGGTCGCCGTCGGCAATACCGTCACGCGCCTGGAAGAAATCATGCGTTCCTGA
- a CDS encoding sugar ABC transporter permease, whose protein sequence is MHSDPPPSLEKRYARIGVVLIAPTVLVFCAVILYPLISAIYLSLFSIYTPTLAGEWVGVDNYTALLASGDFWNAARNTLIWTVGTLMLQLVFGVAMALLLNQSIVFRSLARSLVLFPYFLSTVVAVLVWRWLFNDLYGILNHVLLIAGLIDAPVNWLGQMPNAMISIILVGAWKYFPFVVIVVLARLQSIPEQLYEAATIDGAGPFQRFTDITLPQLRDVLVVVVLLRAIWDFKEFDLIYLMTGGGPVRATQTLSLLVYEEAFRLNRMGMASTYAVAMMLVLLGFTLVYLRQTNRIEEG, encoded by the coding sequence ATGCACTCCGACCCGCCACCGTCGCTCGAGAAGCGTTACGCCCGGATTGGCGTGGTGCTCATCGCCCCGACGGTGTTGGTGTTCTGCGCCGTCATTCTGTATCCGCTCATTTCGGCGATCTATCTTTCCCTCTTTTCGATCTACACCCCGACGTTGGCCGGGGAGTGGGTAGGGGTGGACAACTACACCGCCCTTCTTGCCAGTGGAGACTTCTGGAACGCCGCACGCAACACCCTGATCTGGACAGTCGGGACGCTGATGCTGCAGCTCGTCTTCGGTGTCGCGATGGCGCTCCTGCTCAACCAATCCATCGTTTTCCGGTCGTTGGCCCGGAGCTTGGTCCTCTTCCCCTACTTCCTGTCGACGGTCGTGGCCGTCCTCGTGTGGCGGTGGCTCTTCAACGACCTCTACGGGATCCTGAACCACGTTCTGCTGATCGCAGGATTGATCGACGCGCCCGTCAACTGGCTGGGTCAGATGCCCAACGCCATGATCTCGATCATTCTCGTCGGAGCGTGGAAGTACTTCCCGTTCGTCGTGATCGTTGTGTTGGCGCGCCTCCAGTCCATCCCGGAGCAACTGTACGAAGCGGCCACCATCGATGGCGCCGGTCCCTTCCAGCGGTTTACCGATATCACGCTCCCGCAATTGCGCGACGTGCTCGTGGTGGTCGTTCTCCTACGTGCGATCTGGGACTTCAAGGAGTTCGACTTGATCTACCTGATGACCGGGGGCGGACCCGTGAGGGCGACCCAGACGTTGTCGCTCCTCGTCTATGAGGAGGCGTTCAGGCTGAACCGCATGGGGATGGCGTCTACCTACGCCGTAGCCATGATGCTGGTGCTGCTCGGGTTTACGCTGGTCTACCTCAGGCAGACCAACCGGATCGAGGAGGGTTGA
- a CDS encoding carbohydrate ABC transporter permease, which produces MNASRARMIWSVVTWTIVLAVVFPLIWMIVTSVKPQSELFSIPPTLMPETVTFEHYWRLLTDTPFLQYFRNSMILAVTTTVVVVVLGTLGAYSLVRFKYRGRETLATLVLFTYLMPSVVLVVPLYLMMAKLGLANTLASLVIAYTTFALPYALWLLRSFMSSIPVDLESAALVDGADRMGAFVDVILPQALPGIVSTALFTFILCWNEYLFALVLVNSDSVRPLTAGTMNMLITSFNIDWSLLMAASVMMSLPLIVIFTFLQGTLTKGFGAGAVKG; this is translated from the coding sequence ATGAACGCGTCACGCGCTAGGATGATCTGGAGCGTCGTCACCTGGACGATCGTGCTCGCGGTCGTCTTTCCGTTGATCTGGATGATCGTCACCTCGGTCAAGCCGCAGTCCGAGCTGTTCAGTATTCCGCCGACTCTGATGCCCGAGACTGTCACGTTCGAGCACTACTGGCGGCTGCTGACCGATACGCCCTTCCTCCAGTATTTCCGCAATTCGATGATCCTGGCGGTGACGACGACCGTTGTAGTCGTCGTGCTCGGTACGCTGGGCGCCTACAGCCTGGTACGCTTCAAGTACCGCGGGCGCGAGACCCTCGCGACGCTGGTCCTGTTCACCTACCTGATGCCCTCCGTGGTGCTGGTCGTCCCGCTGTATCTGATGATGGCGAAGCTGGGACTGGCCAACACGCTCGCGAGTCTGGTGATCGCCTATACCACATTCGCGCTGCCGTATGCCCTCTGGTTGCTGCGCTCCTTCATGTCGAGCATCCCCGTGGATCTGGAATCCGCGGCGCTCGTGGACGGCGCCGACCGAATGGGGGCCTTCGTCGATGTCATCCTCCCGCAGGCTCTGCCGGGCATCGTCTCGACGGCGCTGTTCACGTTCATTCTCTGTTGGAACGAGTATCTCTTCGCGCTGGTGCTCGTGAATTCCGACAGTGTACGTCCGCTGACGGCCGGCACCATGAACATGCTGATCACGTCGTTCAACATCGACTGGTCACTACTCATGGCCGCCTCCGTCATGATGAGCCTGCCGCTCATCGTGATCTTCACCTTCCTGCAGGGCACGCTCACCAAGGGTTTCGGCGCCGGCGCGGTGAAGGGGTGA